The Colias croceus chromosome 23, ilColCroc2.1 genome window below encodes:
- the LOC123702189 gene encoding phenoloxidase-activating factor 2-like, whose protein sequence is MMKYLLLCLLLAVTQIESQTTLDPIHQQWLQSFLTTPKSLDPTAKSGECITKDQLRGRCVKPSECADNASDEEIDLTAIGVYRALDCHYLLKCCPRKLIITKPATKPPPVTVAPRVGCGWPMPDLTNIRTTGTDYASFGDFPWMVALLRKTSKIWEQKDYLGGGSLIHPWVVMTTAHKVSDLSKNEIKCRAGEWDTQTLNEEYEHQERDVAKIVSHEGLWLKKGINNIALLILQKPFDLVGAPHIGIACLGQSMPSEGTKCISMGWGQTEFNKPDEYAVILKKVELPIYNRDQCQVNLRKYKKLRKWTLHDSMMCAGGVEGVDTCSGDGGSPLVCEIDGDADSKRYAVYGMVSFGLECGRKDTPGVYTDVTYVYDWVKKTMTAEGLPTDSFVY, encoded by the exons ATGATGAA GTATCTTCTTTTATGCCTGCTGCTGGCGGTGACTCAGATCGAATCACAAACAACGTTGGATCCTATACATCAACAGTGGCTGCAAAGTTTTCTGACTACGCCGAAGTCTTTAGACCCCACAG CCAAATCGGGTGAGTGTATAACGAAAGACCAGCTTCGAGGCCGGTGTGTGAAGCCGAGCGAGTGTGCAGACAACGCGTCTGATGAAGAAATAGATCTGACCGCAATTGGTGTATACAG GGCGTTGGACTGCCACTATCTGTTGAAGTGTTGTCCCAGGAAGCTGATAATCACGAAGCCGGCCACAAAACCGCCTCCAGTGACCGTCGCGCCCCGCGTGGGCTGCGGCTGGCCAATGCCTGACTTAACCAACATCAGGACGACCGGTACCGACTACGCGAGCTTTGGAGACTTCCCTTGGATGGTGGCTCTCTTACG CAAAACTTCCAAGATTTGGGAACAAAAGGATTACTTGGGGGGAGGCTCATTGATTCACCCCTGGGTTGTCATGACAACGGCGCATAAGGTCAGCGATTTAAGCAAAAACGAG ATCAAATGTCGTGCAGGAGAATGGGATACTCAGACGCTCAATGAGGAATATGAACACCAAGAGAGAGACGTGGCCAAGATTGTATCTCACGAGGGGTTGTGGTTAA aaaaggGCATTAATAACATAGCCCTGTTAATTCTCCAGAAGCCCTTTGATTTGGTTGGAGCCCCTCACATTGGTATCGCATGTTTAGGACAGTCTATGCCCAGTGAAGGAACGAAATGTATAAGTATGGGCTGGGGCCAAACAGAGTTCAACAAGCCAGACGAATATGcagttatattaaaaaag GTGGAACTACCGATATACAACAGAGACCAATGTCAAGTGAATCTGCGTAAATACAAAAAGCTTCGCAAATGGACACTACATGATTCTATGATGTGTGCCGGGGGGGTGGAAGGCGTTGACACTTGTTCTGGAGACGGAGGATCACCACTGGTCTGCGAAATAGAT ggGGACGCCGACTCAAAACGCTATGCCGTATATGGAATGGTCTCTTTTGGACTAGAATGCGGAAGAAAAGATACGCCCGGGGTGTACACTGATGTCACTTATGTATATGACTGGGTGAAGAAGACAATGACAGCAGAAGGCCTGCCTACTGACAGTTTTGTGTATTAA